One window of Mesorhizobium sp. WSM4904 genomic DNA carries:
- the cysN gene encoding sulfate adenylyltransferase subunit CysN: MRHIMAKSLAQTDSIRDYMAAQEKKSLLRFLTCGSVDDGKSTLIGRLLSDTKQIFEDQLAALERDSRKHGTTGDDVDFALLVDGLEAEREQGITIDVAYRFFATPKRKFIVADTPGHEQYTRNMATGASTADLAIVLIDARQGVLRQTRRHSIIASLLGIRHIVLAVNKIDLVGFDETVFDRIVADYGEFARGLGFASVVPIPMSARFGDNVTSRSERTPWYSGPSLIEHLENVSVDEAAVELPFRFPVQYVNRPNLDFRGFAGTIASGTVSQGDEVVVAKSGRASHVKRIVAHGGDLEQAVAGQAVTLVLEDEVEVSRGNMLVSPAARPQVADQFTANIVWFDEQALLPGRSYILRTETDQVSATVTDLKYRINVNDFAHEAAKSLDLNEVGVCNLSTRAPIAFDPFAENRATGAFILIDRITNATVGAGMILHSLRRAENIHWQSLDVGKRGRSDLKNQRPAVFWFTGLSGSGKSTIANLFEKKLFASGRHTYILDGDNVRHGLNRDLGFTDADRVENIRRVAEVAKLMADAGLIVIVSFISPFSAERRMARELMAEGEFVEVFVDTPFEECARRDPKGLYARALSGEIKNFTGVDSPYEAPENPEIHLKTLGKSPQEMAEALEHWLTERDIAEEQYDNGGGI; this comes from the coding sequence ATGCGCCACATCATGGCCAAGAGCCTCGCCCAGACCGACTCGATCCGCGACTACATGGCCGCGCAGGAAAAGAAGTCGCTGTTGCGTTTCCTCACCTGCGGCTCGGTCGACGACGGCAAGTCGACGCTGATCGGCCGGCTGCTTTCCGACACCAAGCAGATATTCGAGGACCAGCTCGCGGCGCTCGAGCGCGATTCGCGCAAGCACGGCACCACCGGCGACGACGTTGACTTCGCGCTTCTCGTCGACGGGCTTGAAGCCGAGCGCGAGCAGGGCATCACCATCGACGTCGCCTACCGCTTCTTCGCCACCCCGAAGCGCAAGTTCATCGTCGCCGACACGCCCGGCCACGAGCAGTATACGCGCAACATGGCGACCGGCGCGTCGACCGCCGACCTCGCCATCGTGCTCATCGATGCGCGCCAGGGTGTGCTGCGCCAGACGCGGCGTCATTCCATCATCGCCTCGCTGCTCGGCATCCGCCACATCGTGCTTGCCGTCAACAAGATCGACCTCGTCGGCTTCGACGAGACTGTCTTCGACCGGATCGTCGCCGACTACGGCGAGTTTGCGCGGGGACTCGGCTTCGCCAGCGTCGTGCCGATCCCGATGTCGGCGCGTTTTGGCGACAATGTCACCAGCCGTTCCGAGCGCACGCCCTGGTATTCCGGGCCGTCGCTGATCGAGCATCTGGAGAACGTGTCGGTCGACGAGGCCGCCGTCGAGCTGCCGTTCCGCTTTCCCGTCCAGTATGTGAACCGCCCGAACCTCGATTTCCGCGGCTTTGCCGGCACCATCGCCTCGGGCACGGTTTCGCAGGGCGACGAGGTCGTGGTCGCCAAGTCCGGCAGGGCCTCGCATGTCAAGCGCATCGTCGCGCATGGCGGCGACCTCGAGCAGGCCGTCGCCGGCCAGGCCGTCACGCTCGTGCTCGAGGACGAGGTCGAAGTGTCGCGCGGCAACATGTTGGTGTCGCCGGCCGCGCGTCCGCAGGTCGCCGATCAGTTCACCGCCAACATCGTTTGGTTCGATGAGCAGGCGCTGCTGCCCGGCCGGTCCTACATTTTGCGCACGGAGACCGATCAGGTGAGCGCGACCGTCACCGACCTCAAATATCGGATCAATGTCAACGATTTCGCGCACGAGGCGGCGAAGTCGCTCGACCTCAACGAGGTCGGCGTCTGCAACCTCTCGACGCGAGCGCCGATCGCCTTCGATCCCTTTGCCGAGAACCGCGCGACCGGCGCCTTCATCCTCATCGACCGCATTACAAACGCCACCGTTGGCGCCGGCATGATCCTGCACTCGCTGCGCCGCGCCGAAAACATCCACTGGCAGTCGCTCGACGTCGGCAAGCGCGGCCGCTCCGACCTGAAGAACCAGCGCCCGGCGGTGTTCTGGTTCACCGGCCTCTCCGGCTCGGGCAAGTCGACCATTGCCAACCTGTTCGAGAAGAAGCTGTTCGCATCGGGCCGCCACACCTATATCCTCGACGGCGACAATGTCCGCCACGGCCTCAACCGCGATCTCGGCTTCACAGATGCCGACCGCGTGGAAAACATCCGCCGCGTCGCCGAGGTGGCGAAGCTGATGGCCGATGCCGGCCTGATCGTCATCGTCTCCTTCATCTCGCCCTTCAGCGCCGAGCGGCGCATGGCTCGCGAGCTGATGGCTGAGGGTGAATTCGTCGAGGTCTTTGTCGACACGCCGTTCGAGGAATGCGCCCGCCGCGACCCGAAGGGCCTTTACGCACGCGCGTTGAGCGGCGAGATAAAGAACTTCACCGGCGTCGATTCACCCTACGAGGCGCCGGAAAATCCCGAAATCCACCTGAAGACGCTCGGCAAGAGTCCTCAGGAGATGGCGGAAGCCCTGGAACACTGGCTGACCGAGCGAGACATTGCCGAAGAGCAGTATGACAATGGCGGCGGTATCTGA